A single window of Microbispora hainanensis DNA harbors:
- the sigJ gene encoding RNA polymerase sigma factor SigJ — MNDHDDGTETQATFEETFLAMRPRLLGVAYGLLGSLDEAEDVVQDAWLRLRSAEAAGGDEIRDVTGWLVVTVSRLALDVLRSARHRREEYVGPWLPEPVIAQPDPAERVTLDESMSMAMLVVLESLSPAERTAFVLHDVFGLTFAEVGEAVGRSPAACRQLAARARAHVASRAPRFDVDPSEHRRVVDAFARACLGDDIDALVALLDPDVVLRSDGGGRVRAGRRPVSGAAKVARLLSGIGRFGRFELVPAVVNGWPGLLRYRDGRLVTVIGLTVAGGRITAVDMVLNPEKLARVMRADETRK; from the coding sequence GTGAACGACCATGACGACGGCACCGAGACCCAGGCGACGTTCGAGGAGACGTTCCTGGCGATGCGGCCCCGGCTGCTCGGCGTCGCGTACGGCCTGCTCGGCAGCCTCGACGAGGCCGAAGACGTCGTGCAGGACGCCTGGCTGCGGCTGCGGTCGGCCGAGGCCGCGGGCGGCGACGAGATCAGGGACGTGACCGGCTGGCTGGTGGTCACGGTCTCCCGGCTCGCTCTCGACGTGCTGCGCTCGGCGCGGCACCGCAGGGAGGAGTACGTGGGCCCGTGGCTGCCCGAACCTGTTATCGCTCAGCCCGATCCTGCGGAGCGGGTGACCTTGGACGAGTCGATGAGCATGGCGATGCTCGTCGTGCTGGAGTCGCTCAGCCCGGCCGAGCGGACCGCGTTCGTGCTGCACGACGTGTTCGGCCTGACGTTCGCCGAGGTGGGTGAGGCGGTCGGGCGCAGCCCGGCGGCCTGCCGGCAGCTCGCCGCCCGGGCCCGGGCGCACGTCGCGTCGCGCGCTCCCCGGTTCGACGTGGACCCCTCCGAGCACCGGCGGGTGGTCGACGCCTTCGCCCGGGCCTGCCTCGGCGACGACATCGACGCCCTGGTCGCGCTGCTCGACCCGGACGTCGTGTTGCGCAGCGACGGCGGCGGCCGGGTGCGCGCCGGGAGGCGGCCCGTCAGCGGAGCGGCCAAGGTGGCCAGGCTGCTGTCCGGCATCGGGAGGTTCGGCCGGTTCGAGCTGGTCCCCGCCGTGGTGAACGGCTGGCCGGGCCTGCTGCGCTATCGGGACGGACGGCTGGTCACCGTGATCGGCCTCACCGTCGCCGGCGGCCGGATCACCGCCGTCGACATGGTCCTGAACCCCGAGAAACTCGCCCGAGTGATGCGGGCCGACGAGACGAGGAAATGA
- a CDS encoding pyridoxamine 5'-phosphate oxidase family protein — translation MSDLSATERTRHRRLREQGRTDREALFEVLRAGFVCHLGVVVDGDPMVVPTVYGFDDGHLYVHGSVAGRSLTRGTTVCVTITHVDGLVLARSVFEHGVNYRSAMIYGVPRVLEGDEKLAALRCLTEHVAPGQWDYARRPNRKELAATTILAVPLAEASVKVREGHPEDADDPHDVWAGILPLTRSWQAPVTDPHAAAHPVPPHILARTTPH, via the coding sequence ATGAGCGATCTGTCCGCCACCGAGCGGACCCGGCACCGCCGGTTGCGAGAGCAGGGCCGCACCGACCGGGAGGCGCTGTTCGAGGTGCTCCGGGCCGGGTTCGTCTGCCACCTCGGCGTCGTCGTGGACGGCGACCCCATGGTGGTGCCGACGGTGTACGGCTTCGACGACGGCCATCTCTACGTGCACGGCTCGGTGGCCGGCCGCAGCCTCACCCGCGGCACGACGGTCTGCGTGACGATCACCCACGTCGACGGCCTGGTGCTGGCCCGGTCGGTCTTCGAGCACGGCGTGAACTACCGCAGCGCGATGATCTACGGCGTGCCGCGGGTGCTGGAGGGCGACGAGAAGCTCGCCGCCCTGCGATGCCTGACCGAGCACGTCGCACCCGGCCAGTGGGACTACGCCCGGCGGCCGAACCGCAAGGAGCTGGCCGCGACGACGATCCTCGCGGTGCCGCTCGCCGAGGCGTCGGTCAAGGTGCGCGAGGGCCACCCGGAGGACGCCGACGACCCGCACGACGTCTGGGCCGGGATCCTGCCGCTCACCCGGTCGTGGCAGGCCCCGGTGACCGACCCGCACGCGGCCGCGCATCCCGTCCCGCCGCACATCCTCGCCCGCACCACACCCCACTGA
- a CDS encoding carboxymuconolactone decarboxylase family protein, with translation MTERINVRELAPEAYQAMRGVERFLHACDVPPATLELIKIRASQINGCAFCLDMHVRDAKKAGEADERLWSVAAWREAPFYTDAERAALALTEAATRLADRPDPVPDEIWADAAEHYTEEQLAALVVAIAQINAWNRICVVSRRVPGSL, from the coding sequence ATGACCGAGCGGATCAACGTCCGCGAGCTGGCTCCCGAGGCCTACCAGGCCATGCGCGGTGTGGAGCGTTTCCTGCACGCGTGCGACGTGCCCCCCGCCACGCTGGAACTCATCAAGATCAGGGCCAGCCAGATCAACGGCTGCGCCTTCTGCCTGGACATGCACGTCCGCGATGCCAAGAAGGCCGGGGAGGCCGACGAGCGCCTGTGGTCGGTCGCCGCCTGGCGGGAGGCGCCCTTCTACACGGACGCCGAGCGGGCCGCTCTGGCGCTGACCGAGGCCGCGACCCGGCTCGCCGACCGGCCCGACCCCGTGCCGGACGAGATCTGGGCGGACGCCGCCGAGCACTACACCGAGGAGCAACTGGCCGCGCTGGTCGTCGCCATCGCGCAGATCAACGCCTGGAACCGGATCTGCGTCGTGAGCCGCAGGGTGCCCGGCTCTCTTTGA
- a CDS encoding SDR family oxidoreductase, with amino-acid sequence MSERVVIVGGTSGIGLATAVRLAASGREVVVTGRTPERLEQAVKEIGERGSGAVADARDPEAMRALFAEVGPVDHVVVNVSGRKGGGPFRSLSPDELRAALDDKLIAHVVTAQAALPALRRDGSLTFVAAASANSAMAEVAGLAAVNGAIQSMIPGLAVELAPLRVNAVSPGVIDTEWWDGLGDGRQSTLDAFAAATTVGRIGAPGEVANAIAYLIDTGYATGTVLTVDGGVRLKPGVQS; translated from the coding sequence ATGAGTGAGCGCGTAGTGATCGTCGGGGGCACGAGCGGCATCGGCCTGGCCACCGCCGTACGGCTGGCCGCGTCGGGCCGCGAGGTCGTCGTCACCGGCCGCACGCCCGAACGGCTGGAGCAGGCCGTCAAGGAGATCGGGGAGCGGGGCTCCGGTGCGGTGGCCGACGCCCGCGACCCGGAGGCGATGCGCGCCCTGTTCGCCGAGGTGGGCCCGGTGGACCACGTCGTCGTCAACGTGTCGGGCCGGAAGGGAGGCGGGCCGTTCCGCTCGCTCTCGCCGGACGAGCTGCGCGCCGCCCTCGACGACAAGCTGATCGCGCATGTGGTCACCGCGCAGGCCGCGCTCCCGGCGCTGCGGCGGGATGGATCGCTGACGTTCGTCGCGGCGGCCAGCGCGAACAGCGCGATGGCCGAGGTGGCCGGGCTGGCGGCGGTGAACGGCGCGATCCAGTCGATGATCCCCGGCCTGGCGGTGGAGCTCGCCCCGCTCCGGGTCAACGCGGTGTCGCCCGGTGTGATCGACACCGAGTGGTGGGACGGGCTGGGGGACGGCCGGCAGAGCACGCTCGACGCGTTCGCCGCCGCGACCACGGTCGGCAGGATCGGCGCCCCCGGCGAGGTGGCGAACGCGATCGCCTACCTGATCGACACGGGCTACGCGACGGGCACCGTGCTGACCGTCGACGGCGGCGTCCGGCTCAAGCCGGGCGTCCAGTCGTAG
- a CDS encoding TetR/AcrR family transcriptional regulator, which produces MVGRPRSEQARRAILEAALRLCERDGYPNVTLKGIAEEAGTGRQTLYRWWDTKADLLLEAMTYLVESSRAPSQADLQTFLRETFALADGAVGRVVAGLMAEAQSDPALGERLRARLIGPRRATLRAVLERMPPPPGTDLDLLIDMIFGVMWYRLLNRHAPLDASLAEDITTLVARIGASPGPDEERPG; this is translated from the coding sequence ATGGTGGGGAGGCCACGCAGCGAGCAGGCACGCCGGGCGATACTCGAGGCCGCGCTGCGGCTGTGCGAGCGCGACGGCTATCCGAACGTGACACTGAAGGGCATCGCCGAGGAGGCGGGCACCGGCAGGCAGACGCTCTACCGCTGGTGGGACACCAAGGCCGACCTGCTGCTCGAGGCGATGACCTACCTTGTGGAAAGCTCCCGGGCACCGTCGCAGGCCGACCTGCAGACGTTCCTGCGCGAGACCTTCGCGCTCGCGGACGGCGCGGTCGGCAGAGTGGTGGCCGGCCTCATGGCGGAGGCCCAGAGCGATCCGGCCCTGGGCGAGCGCCTGCGGGCGCGGCTGATCGGCCCGCGGCGCGCCACCCTGCGGGCGGTGCTGGAGCGGATGCCGCCACCCCCCGGCACCGACCTCGACCTCCTGATCGACATGATCTTCGGGGTGATGTGGTATCGGCTGCTCAACCGGCACGCCCCGCTCGACGCCTCCCTCGCGGAGGACATCACGACGCTCGTGGCCAGGAT